The following are from one region of the Coturnix japonica isolate 7356 chromosome 23, Coturnix japonica 2.1, whole genome shotgun sequence genome:
- the LOC107323807 gene encoding zinc finger and BTB domain-containing protein 8A isoform X1, with the protein MEISSHQFHLLEQLNEQRRQELFCDCNILVEGKVFRAHRNVLFASSGYFKMLLSQSSKEMTQPTTATFQAFSPDTFTVILDFVYSGKLSLTGQNVIEVMSAASYLQMTDVISVCKTFIKSSLDISEKEKDRYFSLSDKEVNSNGGEQPCLYGAGWRAESSPPHPQPNPEQGTCMRGNTWSNFNYYPASQRNTQQQLSKHEQRQDAIKKSRHPGLQQPADIPHYKSSKLEDRAAEPAGHISQPEDQVQIEAEAESPHVGFQYGQGSDVISRRSAVSQQERDSPRPSSKSKSPKADEQYPSMPSIVGVMGGWAEADDLPRMRFKCPFCTHMVKRKADLKRHLRCHTGERPYPCEACGKRFSRLDHLSSHFRTIHQACKLICRKCKRHVTELTGQVVQEGTRRYRLCNECLAEAGIDSIRIDLEAEAPLEFPADGDKDSRWHYGEDNKSDVEIVEDGSSDLVIQQVDDSEDEAEEKEVKPNIR; encoded by the exons ATGGAGATTTCGTCCCACCAGTTTCACCTCCTGGAGCAGCTCAATGAGCAGCGCAGGCAGGAGCTGTTCTGTGACTGCAACATCCTGGTGGAGGGCAAAGTGTTCAGGGCGCACCGCAATGTGCTGTTTGCCAGCAGCGGGTACTTCAAGATGCTGCTCTCGCAGAGCTCCAAGGAAATGACTCAACCCACCACCGCCACCTTCCAGGCGTTTTCTCCGGACACTTTCACAGTTATTCTGGACTTTGTGTATTCGGGCAAACTGTCTCTCACTGGTCAGAACGTCATCGAGGTGATGTCGGCCGCCAGTTACCTTCAGATGACCGACGTTATCAGCGTGTGTAAAACGTTCATCAAGTCGTCTCTGGACATCAGTGAGAAGGAGAAGGATCGATACTTCAGCCTCTCAGACAAGGAGGTGAATTCCAATGGCGGGGAGCAGCCGTGTCTGTACGGCGCGGGCTGGAGGGCAGAAAGCAGCCCCCCACATCCACAGCCAAACCCAGAGCAAGGGACGTGTATGAGGGGAAACACTTGGAGCAACTTCAACTACTATCCAGCTTCTCAAAGAAACACGCAGCAGCAGCTGTCCAAGCACGAGCAAAGGCAGGATGCCATAAAGAAATCCCGACACCCGGGACTGCAGCAACCCGCTGACATTCCACACTATAAATCCAGCAAACTGGAGGACAGGGCTGCTGAGCCTGCTGGCCACATTTCTCAACCTGAGGACCAGGTTCAGATTGAGGCAGAAGCGGAATCTCCTCACGTGGGGTTTCAGTATGGCCAGGGCTCCGATGTGATCTCCAGGCGCTCAGCCGTGTCGCAGCAGGAGCGCGACTCGCCCCGTCCTTCCAGCAAATCCAAGTCTCCAAAAGCAGACGAGCAGTACCCCAGCATGCCCTCCATTGTAGGTGTGATGGGAGGCTGGGCTGAAG CAGACGATCTGCCCAGGATGAGGTTCAAGTGCCCGTTCTGCACTCACATggtgaaaaggaaagcagaccTGAAGCGTCACCTGCGGTGCCATACAGGAGAGCGGCCGTACCCGTGTGAGGCGTGTGGGAAGCGGTTCAGCAGGCTGGATCACCTCAGCAGCCACTTCCGCACT ATTCATCAGGCCTGTAAGCTGATCTGCAGGAAGTGTAAACGCCACGTGACGGAGCTGACGGGACAGGTGGTGCAGGAGGGGACCAGGCGCTACAGGCTCTGCAACGAGTGCCTGGCTGAAGCCGGCATCGACAGCATCCGCATTGACTTGGAGGCTGAAGCGCCCCTTGAATTTCCAGCAGACGGGGATAAGGATTCCAGGTGGCACTACGGGGAAGACAACAAATCCGATGTGGAGATCGTGGAGGACGGGTCGTCTGACTTGGTCATCCAGCAGGTTGATGACAGTGAGGATgaagcagaggagaaggaagtaAAACCAAATATCAGGTAG
- the LOC107323807 gene encoding zinc finger and BTB domain-containing protein 8A isoform X2 has product MEISSHQFHLLEQLNEQRRQELFCDCNILVEGKVFRAHRNVLFASSGYFKMLLSQSSKEMTQPTTATFQAFSPDTFTVILDFVYSGKLSLTGQNVIEVMSAASYLQMTDVISVCKTFIKSSLDISEKEKDRYFSLSDKEVNSNGGEQPCLYGAGWRAESSPPHPQPNPEQGTCMRGNTWSNFNYYPASQRNTQQQLSKHEQRQDAIKKSRHPGLQQPADIPHYKSSKLEDRAAEPAGHISQPEDQVQIEAEAESPHVGFQYGQGSDVISRRSAVSQQERDSPRPSSKSKSPKADEQYPSMPSIVGVMGGWAEDDLPRMRFKCPFCTHMVKRKADLKRHLRCHTGERPYPCEACGKRFSRLDHLSSHFRTIHQACKLICRKCKRHVTELTGQVVQEGTRRYRLCNECLAEAGIDSIRIDLEAEAPLEFPADGDKDSRWHYGEDNKSDVEIVEDGSSDLVIQQVDDSEDEAEEKEVKPNIR; this is encoded by the exons ATGGAGATTTCGTCCCACCAGTTTCACCTCCTGGAGCAGCTCAATGAGCAGCGCAGGCAGGAGCTGTTCTGTGACTGCAACATCCTGGTGGAGGGCAAAGTGTTCAGGGCGCACCGCAATGTGCTGTTTGCCAGCAGCGGGTACTTCAAGATGCTGCTCTCGCAGAGCTCCAAGGAAATGACTCAACCCACCACCGCCACCTTCCAGGCGTTTTCTCCGGACACTTTCACAGTTATTCTGGACTTTGTGTATTCGGGCAAACTGTCTCTCACTGGTCAGAACGTCATCGAGGTGATGTCGGCCGCCAGTTACCTTCAGATGACCGACGTTATCAGCGTGTGTAAAACGTTCATCAAGTCGTCTCTGGACATCAGTGAGAAGGAGAAGGATCGATACTTCAGCCTCTCAGACAAGGAGGTGAATTCCAATGGCGGGGAGCAGCCGTGTCTGTACGGCGCGGGCTGGAGGGCAGAAAGCAGCCCCCCACATCCACAGCCAAACCCAGAGCAAGGGACGTGTATGAGGGGAAACACTTGGAGCAACTTCAACTACTATCCAGCTTCTCAAAGAAACACGCAGCAGCAGCTGTCCAAGCACGAGCAAAGGCAGGATGCCATAAAGAAATCCCGACACCCGGGACTGCAGCAACCCGCTGACATTCCACACTATAAATCCAGCAAACTGGAGGACAGGGCTGCTGAGCCTGCTGGCCACATTTCTCAACCTGAGGACCAGGTTCAGATTGAGGCAGAAGCGGAATCTCCTCACGTGGGGTTTCAGTATGGCCAGGGCTCCGATGTGATCTCCAGGCGCTCAGCCGTGTCGCAGCAGGAGCGCGACTCGCCCCGTCCTTCCAGCAAATCCAAGTCTCCAAAAGCAGACGAGCAGTACCCCAGCATGCCCTCCATTGTAGGTGTGATGGGAGGCTGGGCTGAAG ACGATCTGCCCAGGATGAGGTTCAAGTGCCCGTTCTGCACTCACATggtgaaaaggaaagcagaccTGAAGCGTCACCTGCGGTGCCATACAGGAGAGCGGCCGTACCCGTGTGAGGCGTGTGGGAAGCGGTTCAGCAGGCTGGATCACCTCAGCAGCCACTTCCGCACT ATTCATCAGGCCTGTAAGCTGATCTGCAGGAAGTGTAAACGCCACGTGACGGAGCTGACGGGACAGGTGGTGCAGGAGGGGACCAGGCGCTACAGGCTCTGCAACGAGTGCCTGGCTGAAGCCGGCATCGACAGCATCCGCATTGACTTGGAGGCTGAAGCGCCCCTTGAATTTCCAGCAGACGGGGATAAGGATTCCAGGTGGCACTACGGGGAAGACAACAAATCCGATGTGGAGATCGTGGAGGACGGGTCGTCTGACTTGGTCATCCAGCAGGTTGATGACAGTGAGGATgaagcagaggagaaggaagtaAAACCAAATATCAGGTAG
- the LOC116654341 gene encoding zinc finger and BTB domain-containing protein 8A-like isoform X3 encodes MQHHSSRFPSSQPFVSCCRVAPRRSPVGMEISSHQFHLLEQLNEQRKQELFCDCSIVVEGRLFRAHRNVLFASSGYFKMLLSQSSKDTSQPTVATFEVFSPETFMVILDFVYSGILPLTGQNVIEVMSAASYLQMTDILNVCKTFIKSSLDINEKEKDHYLSLSAKSTAGEPAHTALYRSRRKAKSNPRRSYCLSDGKANVVSENSWSGYSTCLSSQGILQRAETQLSKQGRKQQGSARKRRKHLGLSQPREFVQCKANKAERDEGCDASDCKHSSRDKEEAECDAENDVGHGADGCNDEPEGTPKRWPVAPLEELSQTSEFMELKAEELYSSVPTVLGVMSSWNEDLPRMRFKCPFCTHTVKRRADLKRHLRCHTGERPYPCEACGKRFTRLEHLRNHFQTIHQAGKLVCRKCKRQGSPAGMDAEQCPDSSVGSKHSRWALEEDQKSDDGTAEEEPYNLVVRRVADGTAEETDEKVKPNLR; translated from the exons ATGCAGCACCATTCGAGTCGCTTTCCATCATCACAGCCGTTTGTTTCTTGCTGTAGAGTCGCTCCCCGTCGTTCCCCTGTTGGGATGGAGATTTCGTCCCACCAGTTTCACCTCCTGGAGCAGCTGAACGAGCAGCGGAAGCAGGAGCTGTTCTGTGACTGCAGCATCGTGGTGGAGGGGCGGCTGTTCAGGGCGCACCGCAATGTGCTGTTTGCCAGCAGCGGGTACTTCAAGATGCTGCTCTCGCAGAGCTCCAAGGACACGAGCCAACCCACCGTGGCCACGTTCGAGGTGTTCTCCCCAGAGACCTTCATGGTCATCCTGGACTTTGTGTACTCGGGAATATTGCCCTTAACGGGGCAGAACGTGATCGAGGTGATGTCTGCAGCCAGTTACCTGCAGATGACGGACATTCTTAACGTCTGCAAGACATTCATTAAGTCGTCTCTGGATATTAATGAGAAGGAGAAGGATCATTACCTGAGCCTGTCGGCCAAAAGCACAGCCGGCGAGCCTGCTCACACAGCGCTGTATCGCtcaaggaggaaagcaaagagcaacCCAAGGCGCTCGTACTGCCTTTCAGATGGAAAGGCCAATGTGGTGAGCGAGAATTCCTGGAGCGGTTACAGCACTTgtctgtcctcacaggggatCCTCCAGCGGGCAGAAACACAGCTCTCAAAGcagggcagaaagcagcagggctCGGCCAGGAAGCGCCGAAAGCACTTAGGGCTGTCCCAGCCACGGGAGTTTGTgcagtgcaaagcaaacaaagctgaGCGGGATGAGGGTTGTGATGCATCAGACTGCAAGCACAGCTCTCGAGATAAGGAGGAGGCTGAATGTGATGCTGAGAATGATGTTGGTCACGGTGCTGATGGCTGTAATGACGAACCAGAAGGGACACCCAAGAGGTGGCCTGTTGCTCCACTGGAAGAACTGTCACAAACTTCTGAGTTCATGGAACTAAAGGCAGAAGAACTGTACAGCTCAGTGCCCACAGTTTTAGGTGTAATGAGTAGTTGGAACGAAG ACCTACCTCGCATGCGGTTCAAGTGCCCgttctgcacacacacagtgaagCGCCGCGCAGACCTGAAGCGCCACCTGCGGTGTCACACTGGAGAGAGGCCGTATCCATGTGAGGCGTGTGGGAAGAGGTTCACCCGGCTGGAGCATCTGCGGAACCACTTCCAGACG ATACACCAAGCTGGGAAGCTGGTCTGCAGGAAGTGCAAGCGCCAG GGCAGCCCCGCGGGGATGGATGCTGAGCAATGCCCTGACAGCTCCGTGGGAAGCAAACATTCCAGGTGGGCTCTGGAGGAGGATCAGAAGTCGGATGACGGCACAGCAGAGGAAGAGCCGTATAATTTAGTTGTCCGACGTGTTGCGGACGGCACTGCAGAGGAGACAGATGAAAAGGTGAAGCCAAACCTTAGGTAG
- the LOC116654341 gene encoding zinc finger and BTB domain-containing protein 8A-like isoform X1, which produces MQHHSSRFPSSQPFVSCCRVAPRRSPVGMEISSHQFHLLEQLNEQRKQELFCDCSIVVEGRLFRAHRNVLFASSGYFKMLLSQSSKDTSQPTVATFEVFSPETFMVILDFVYSGILPLTGQNVIEVMSAASYLQMTDILNVCKTFIKSSLDINEKEKDHYLSLSAKSTAGEPAHTALYRSRRKAKSNPRRSYCLSDGKANVVSENSWSGYSTCLSSQGILQRAETQLSKQGRKQQGSARKRRKHLGLSQPREFVQCKANKAERDEGCDASDCKHSSRDKEEAECDAENDVGHGADGCNDEPEGTPKRWPVAPLEELSQTSEFMELKAEELYSSVPTVLGVMSSWNEDLPRMRFKCPFCTHTVKRRADLKRHLRCHTGERPYPCEACGKRFTRLEHLRNHFQTIHQAGKLVCRKCKRQVSEQTGCVVQQGTRRYRLCHKCVTETNLQGSPAGMDAEQCPDSSVGSKHSRWALEEDQKSDDGTAEEEPYNLVVRRVADGTAEETDEKVKPNLR; this is translated from the exons ATGCAGCACCATTCGAGTCGCTTTCCATCATCACAGCCGTTTGTTTCTTGCTGTAGAGTCGCTCCCCGTCGTTCCCCTGTTGGGATGGAGATTTCGTCCCACCAGTTTCACCTCCTGGAGCAGCTGAACGAGCAGCGGAAGCAGGAGCTGTTCTGTGACTGCAGCATCGTGGTGGAGGGGCGGCTGTTCAGGGCGCACCGCAATGTGCTGTTTGCCAGCAGCGGGTACTTCAAGATGCTGCTCTCGCAGAGCTCCAAGGACACGAGCCAACCCACCGTGGCCACGTTCGAGGTGTTCTCCCCAGAGACCTTCATGGTCATCCTGGACTTTGTGTACTCGGGAATATTGCCCTTAACGGGGCAGAACGTGATCGAGGTGATGTCTGCAGCCAGTTACCTGCAGATGACGGACATTCTTAACGTCTGCAAGACATTCATTAAGTCGTCTCTGGATATTAATGAGAAGGAGAAGGATCATTACCTGAGCCTGTCGGCCAAAAGCACAGCCGGCGAGCCTGCTCACACAGCGCTGTATCGCtcaaggaggaaagcaaagagcaacCCAAGGCGCTCGTACTGCCTTTCAGATGGAAAGGCCAATGTGGTGAGCGAGAATTCCTGGAGCGGTTACAGCACTTgtctgtcctcacaggggatCCTCCAGCGGGCAGAAACACAGCTCTCAAAGcagggcagaaagcagcagggctCGGCCAGGAAGCGCCGAAAGCACTTAGGGCTGTCCCAGCCACGGGAGTTTGTgcagtgcaaagcaaacaaagctgaGCGGGATGAGGGTTGTGATGCATCAGACTGCAAGCACAGCTCTCGAGATAAGGAGGAGGCTGAATGTGATGCTGAGAATGATGTTGGTCACGGTGCTGATGGCTGTAATGACGAACCAGAAGGGACACCCAAGAGGTGGCCTGTTGCTCCACTGGAAGAACTGTCACAAACTTCTGAGTTCATGGAACTAAAGGCAGAAGAACTGTACAGCTCAGTGCCCACAGTTTTAGGTGTAATGAGTAGTTGGAACGAAG ACCTACCTCGCATGCGGTTCAAGTGCCCgttctgcacacacacagtgaagCGCCGCGCAGACCTGAAGCGCCACCTGCGGTGTCACACTGGAGAGAGGCCGTATCCATGTGAGGCGTGTGGGAAGAGGTTCACCCGGCTGGAGCATCTGCGGAACCACTTCCAGACG ATACACCAAGCTGGGAAGCTGGTCTGCAGGAAGTGCAAGCGCCAGGTGAGCGAGCAGACGGGCTGCGTTGTGCAGCAGGGAACGCGGCGCTACAGGCTGTGCCACAAGTGTGTGACTGAGACCAACCTGCAGGGCAGCCCCGCGGGGATGGATGCTGAGCAATGCCCTGACAGCTCCGTGGGAAGCAAACATTCCAGGTGGGCTCTGGAGGAGGATCAGAAGTCGGATGACGGCACAGCAGAGGAAGAGCCGTATAATTTAGTTGTCCGACGTGTTGCGGACGGCACTGCAGAGGAGACAGATGAAAAGGTGAAGCCAAACCTTAGGTAG
- the LOC116654341 gene encoding zinc finger and BTB domain-containing protein 8A-like isoform X2, producing the protein MEISSHQFHLLEQLNEQRKQELFCDCSIVVEGRLFRAHRNVLFASSGYFKMLLSQSSKDTSQPTVATFEVFSPETFMVILDFVYSGILPLTGQNVIEVMSAASYLQMTDILNVCKTFIKSSLDINEKEKDHYLSLSAKSTAGEPAHTALYRSRRKAKSNPRRSYCLSDGKANVVSENSWSGYSTCLSSQGILQRAETQLSKQGRKQQGSARKRRKHLGLSQPREFVQCKANKAERDEGCDASDCKHSSRDKEEAECDAENDVGHGADGCNDEPEGTPKRWPVAPLEELSQTSEFMELKAEELYSSVPTVLGVMSSWNEDLPRMRFKCPFCTHTVKRRADLKRHLRCHTGERPYPCEACGKRFTRLEHLRNHFQTIHQAGKLVCRKCKRQVSEQTGCVVQQGTRRYRLCHKCVTETNLQGSPAGMDAEQCPDSSVGSKHSRWALEEDQKSDDGTAEEEPYNLVVRRVADGTAEETDEKVKPNLR; encoded by the exons ATGGAGATTTCGTCCCACCAGTTTCACCTCCTGGAGCAGCTGAACGAGCAGCGGAAGCAGGAGCTGTTCTGTGACTGCAGCATCGTGGTGGAGGGGCGGCTGTTCAGGGCGCACCGCAATGTGCTGTTTGCCAGCAGCGGGTACTTCAAGATGCTGCTCTCGCAGAGCTCCAAGGACACGAGCCAACCCACCGTGGCCACGTTCGAGGTGTTCTCCCCAGAGACCTTCATGGTCATCCTGGACTTTGTGTACTCGGGAATATTGCCCTTAACGGGGCAGAACGTGATCGAGGTGATGTCTGCAGCCAGTTACCTGCAGATGACGGACATTCTTAACGTCTGCAAGACATTCATTAAGTCGTCTCTGGATATTAATGAGAAGGAGAAGGATCATTACCTGAGCCTGTCGGCCAAAAGCACAGCCGGCGAGCCTGCTCACACAGCGCTGTATCGCtcaaggaggaaagcaaagagcaacCCAAGGCGCTCGTACTGCCTTTCAGATGGAAAGGCCAATGTGGTGAGCGAGAATTCCTGGAGCGGTTACAGCACTTgtctgtcctcacaggggatCCTCCAGCGGGCAGAAACACAGCTCTCAAAGcagggcagaaagcagcagggctCGGCCAGGAAGCGCCGAAAGCACTTAGGGCTGTCCCAGCCACGGGAGTTTGTgcagtgcaaagcaaacaaagctgaGCGGGATGAGGGTTGTGATGCATCAGACTGCAAGCACAGCTCTCGAGATAAGGAGGAGGCTGAATGTGATGCTGAGAATGATGTTGGTCACGGTGCTGATGGCTGTAATGACGAACCAGAAGGGACACCCAAGAGGTGGCCTGTTGCTCCACTGGAAGAACTGTCACAAACTTCTGAGTTCATGGAACTAAAGGCAGAAGAACTGTACAGCTCAGTGCCCACAGTTTTAGGTGTAATGAGTAGTTGGAACGAAG ACCTACCTCGCATGCGGTTCAAGTGCCCgttctgcacacacacagtgaagCGCCGCGCAGACCTGAAGCGCCACCTGCGGTGTCACACTGGAGAGAGGCCGTATCCATGTGAGGCGTGTGGGAAGAGGTTCACCCGGCTGGAGCATCTGCGGAACCACTTCCAGACG ATACACCAAGCTGGGAAGCTGGTCTGCAGGAAGTGCAAGCGCCAGGTGAGCGAGCAGACGGGCTGCGTTGTGCAGCAGGGAACGCGGCGCTACAGGCTGTGCCACAAGTGTGTGACTGAGACCAACCTGCAGGGCAGCCCCGCGGGGATGGATGCTGAGCAATGCCCTGACAGCTCCGTGGGAAGCAAACATTCCAGGTGGGCTCTGGAGGAGGATCAGAAGTCGGATGACGGCACAGCAGAGGAAGAGCCGTATAATTTAGTTGTCCGACGTGTTGCGGACGGCACTGCAGAGGAGACAGATGAAAAGGTGAAGCCAAACCTTAGGTAG